From a single Drosophila sulfurigaster albostrigata strain 15112-1811.04 chromosome 3, ASM2355843v2, whole genome shotgun sequence genomic region:
- the LOC133840521 gene encoding acyl-protein thioesterase 1 isoform X1 has protein sequence MSAPVIVEATVKQTATLIFMHGLGDTGHGWSSALAAIRPPFMKVICPTAPTQPVSLNAGFRMPSWFDLKTLDIGGPEDEPGIRSARDDVHGMIQKELSAGIPANRIVLGGFSQGGALALYSALTFDQSLAGVVALSCWLPLHKQFPGAKATSDDVPIFQAHGDYDPVVPYKFGQLSASLLKSFMKNVTFKTYNGLSHSSSDEEMNDVKDIISKWTHWEGQNMARRAQCCQIS, from the exons ATGTCAGCACCGGTAATTGTCGAGGCCACGGTCAAGCAGACGGCGACG CTCATTTTCATGCACGGATTGGGAGACACTGG ACACGGCTGGAGCAGTGCCTTGGCCGCCATACGACCTCCCTTCATGAAGGTGATCTGTCCTACGGCGCCCACGCAACCCGTCTCTCTGAATGCCGGCTTCCGCATGCCCTCGTGGTTCGATCTCAAGACCCTGGACATTGGCGGACCCGAGGATGAGCCAGGCATTCGTTCAGCTCGCGACGATGTGCATGGTATGATACAGAAGGAGCTGTCCGCTGGCATTCCGGCCAATCGCATTGTGCTCGGAGGCTTCTCTCAAGGTGGCGCGTTGGCTCTCTACTCGGCTCTGACCTTTGATCAGTCGCTGGCCGGCGTGGTGGCGTTGTCATGTTGGCTGCCACTGCACAAGCAGTTTCCGGGTGCTAAGGCGACTAGCGATGATGTGCCAATATTCCAGGCGCACGGCGACTACGATCCCGTTGTGCCTTACAAATTTGGCCAGCTGAGCGCGAGCCTGCTCAAGTCCTTCATGAAGAACGTGACGTTTAAGACCTATAACGGACTGTCGCACTCGTCGTCCGATGAGGAGATGAACGATGTCAAG GACATAATCAGTAAATGG ACGCATTGGGAGGGCCAGAACATGGCTAGAAGGGCACAATGCTGCCAAATATCATAG
- the LOC133840521 gene encoding acyl-protein thioesterase 1 isoform X3, protein MSAPVIVEATVKQTATLIFMHGLGDTGHGWSSALAAIRPPFMKVICPTAPTQPVSLNAGFRMPSWFDLKTLDIGGPEDEPGIRSARDDVHGMIQKELSAGIPANRIVLGGFSQGGALALYSALTFDQSLAGVVALSCWLPLHKQFPGAKATSDDVPIFQAHGDYDPVVPYKFGQLSASLLKSFMKNVTFKTYNGLSHSSSDEEMNDVKDIISKWQELQTNHL, encoded by the exons ATGTCAGCACCGGTAATTGTCGAGGCCACGGTCAAGCAGACGGCGACG CTCATTTTCATGCACGGATTGGGAGACACTGG ACACGGCTGGAGCAGTGCCTTGGCCGCCATACGACCTCCCTTCATGAAGGTGATCTGTCCTACGGCGCCCACGCAACCCGTCTCTCTGAATGCCGGCTTCCGCATGCCCTCGTGGTTCGATCTCAAGACCCTGGACATTGGCGGACCCGAGGATGAGCCAGGCATTCGTTCAGCTCGCGACGATGTGCATGGTATGATACAGAAGGAGCTGTCCGCTGGCATTCCGGCCAATCGCATTGTGCTCGGAGGCTTCTCTCAAGGTGGCGCGTTGGCTCTCTACTCGGCTCTGACCTTTGATCAGTCGCTGGCCGGCGTGGTGGCGTTGTCATGTTGGCTGCCACTGCACAAGCAGTTTCCGGGTGCTAAGGCGACTAGCGATGATGTGCCAATATTCCAGGCGCACGGCGACTACGATCCCGTTGTGCCTTACAAATTTGGCCAGCTGAGCGCGAGCCTGCTCAAGTCCTTCATGAAGAACGTGACGTTTAAGACCTATAACGGACTGTCGCACTCGTCGTCCGATGAGGAGATGAACGATGTCAAG GACATAATCAGTAAATGG CAAGAGTTACAGACAAATCATCTATAG
- the LOC133840521 gene encoding acyl-protein thioesterase 1 isoform X2, translating to MSAPVIVEATVKQTATLIFMHGLGDTGHGWSSALAAIRPPFMKVICPTAPTQPVSLNAGFRMPSWFDLKTLDIGGPEDEPGIRSARDDVHGMIQKELSAGIPANRIVLGGFSQGGALALYSALTFDQSLAGVVALSCWLPLHKQFPGAKATSDDVPIFQAHGDYDPVVPYKFGQLSASLLKSFMKNVTFKTYNGLSHSSSDEEMNDVKSFLTLSLLLSISGHNQ from the exons ATGTCAGCACCGGTAATTGTCGAGGCCACGGTCAAGCAGACGGCGACG CTCATTTTCATGCACGGATTGGGAGACACTGG ACACGGCTGGAGCAGTGCCTTGGCCGCCATACGACCTCCCTTCATGAAGGTGATCTGTCCTACGGCGCCCACGCAACCCGTCTCTCTGAATGCCGGCTTCCGCATGCCCTCGTGGTTCGATCTCAAGACCCTGGACATTGGCGGACCCGAGGATGAGCCAGGCATTCGTTCAGCTCGCGACGATGTGCATGGTATGATACAGAAGGAGCTGTCCGCTGGCATTCCGGCCAATCGCATTGTGCTCGGAGGCTTCTCTCAAGGTGGCGCGTTGGCTCTCTACTCGGCTCTGACCTTTGATCAGTCGCTGGCCGGCGTGGTGGCGTTGTCATGTTGGCTGCCACTGCACAAGCAGTTTCCGGGTGCTAAGGCGACTAGCGATGATGTGCCAATATTCCAGGCGCACGGCGACTACGATCCCGTTGTGCCTTACAAATTTGGCCAGCTGAGCGCGAGCCTGCTCAAGTCCTTCATGAAGAACGTGACGTTTAAGACCTATAACGGACTGTCGCACTCGTCGTCCGATGAGGAGATGAACGATGTCAAG AGTTTTCTTACGctctctttgcttttgtctATTTCAGGACATAATCAGTAA
- the LOC133840517 gene encoding PCI domain-containing protein 2 homolog — MFGTVNNYLSGVLRSAEDYDGDSLGTFLSLRDVHVQNHNLYIAQPEKLVERMLKAPLDEVVIAHLKVLYYLAQEPPNYMEAYTQQAASCSAVVKLLQQLKDENWCLPLMYRVCLDLRYLAQACEKHCRGFTPGNILEKAADCMMACFRVCAADGRASEEDTKRLGMMNLVNQLFKIYFRINKLHLCKPLIRAIENCTFKDSFPLPEQITYKYFVGRRAMFDSNYREAVEYLSYAFTHCPDRFASNKRLILIYLVPVKMLLGYLPRKSLLERYDLLLFHDLALALKAGNVNQFDEIVRQHELVLIRSGIYLLVEKLKFIVYRNLFKKVFIIRQSHQLDMSDFLTALQFVGVTDVSIDETHCIVANLIYEGKVKGYISHAHNKLVISKQNPFPPLILA; from the coding sequence ATGTTTGGCACGGTAAATAATTATCTTTCCGGCGTGTTGCGATCTGCAGAGGACTACGATGGAGATAGCTTGGGCACATTTCTATCGCTGCGCGACGTTCACGTGCAAAATCACAACTTGTACATAGCACAGCCAGAAAAACTCGTGGAACGCATGCTGAAGGCGCCGCTAGACGAAGTTGTTATTGCCCACCTAAAAGTGCTCTATTACCTGGCTCAGGAGCCACCTAACTACATGGAGGCATACACTCAACAGGCAGCCAGCTGCTCGGCGGTCGTTaagttgctgcagcagctcaaGGACGAGAACTGGTGCCTACCCCTCATGTATCGCGTGTGCCTCGATCTGCGTTATCTGGCGCAAGCCTGTGAAAAACACTGTCGCGGCTTCACACCCGGCAATATACTGGAAAAGGCTGCTGATTGCATGATGGCCTGCTTTCGCGTGTGCGCTGCCGATGGACGCGCTTCGGAGGAGGACACCAAGCGTCTAGGCATGATGAATCTGGTGAATCAACTGTTCAAGATCTACTTCCGCATCAATAAATTGCATCTGTGCAAGCCGCTTATCCGTGCCATCGAGAACTGTACGTTCAAGGACAGTTTTCCGCTGCCGGAGCAGATCACCTATAAATACTTTGTGGGCAGACGAGCTATGTTCGATTCCAACTATCGCGAGGCTGTCGAATATCTCTCATATGCATTTACCCATTGTCCAGATCGATTCGCGAGCAACAAGCGATTGATACTTATCTATTTGGTGCCGGTTAAAATGCTGCTCGGCTACTTGCCACGGAAATCCCTTCTGGAACGCTACGATCTGCTGCTCTTCCATGATCTAGCACTTGCCCTGAAGGCTGGAAATGTTAATCAATTCGATGAAATCGTTCGGCAACATGAACTCGTGCTCATTCGCAGCggcatttatttgcttgtgGAAAAACTGAAGTTCATTGTCTATCGCAATCTATTCAAGAAAGTGTTTATTATTCGGCAGTCACATCAACTGGATATGAGCGACTTCTTGACAGCATTACAGTTTGTCGGCGTTACCGATGTGTCCATCGATGAGACGCACTGCATCGTGGCTAATCTGATTTACGAGGGTAAAGTGAAAGGTTACATCTCACATGCGCACAACAAACTAGTTATATCCAAGCAGAACCCATTTCCTCCGTTGATTTTGGCTTAA
- the LOC133840520 gene encoding aldo-keto reductase family 1 member B1, protein MSTPNFLLSNGKNMPMVGLGTWRSPPDVLTQAVKDAIDIGYRHFDCAHIYGNEAQVGVAIAEKLKEDVVTRDELFITSKLWNTHHRPDLVRPACETSMRNLGVDYLDLYLMHWPMAYKSGDSLYPTCPDTGKAVFEDIDFVDTWRAMEELVDRGLCHAIGVSNFNEQQINRLLSVAKLKPVVLQIECHPYLRQKSLITLCYDNAIAVTAYSSLGSAHTPYEKPGAYPLLKHPVVLEIAAKYDRSPAQVLLRFQTQSGIIVIPRSVSKHHMYDNFKVWDFGLDNDDLQAIGDLDCNGRFMTMKAAYGHPHYPFEIAVPKQT, encoded by the exons ATGTCGACGCCGAATTTTCTTTTAAGCAATGGCAAAAATATGCCAATGGTTGGACTGGGGACATGGCGT AGTCCACCCGATGTCCTAACGCAGGCTGTAAAAGATGCCATTGATATCGGTTATCGTCACTTCGATTGCGCGCACATTTACGGCAACGAAGCCCAAGTCGGCGTAGCTATTGCTGAGAAACTCAAGGAAGATGTTGTAACGCG TGACGAACTGTTCATCACAAGCAAACTATGGAATACTCACCACAGACCCGATTTGGTGCGACCTGCCTGCGAGACAAGTATGCGAAATCTGGGTGTGGACTATCTGGATCTATATCTGATGCATTGGCCCATGGCCTACAAGTCGGGTGATAGTCTCTATCCTACATGTCCAGATACTGGCAAAGCTGTCTTCGAGGATATTGACTTCGTGGACACCTGGCGGGCCATGGAAGAGTTGGTGGATAGAGGTTTATGCCACGCTATTGGAGTATCTAATTTTAATGAGCAGCAAATAAATCGATTGCTAAGCGTGGCCAAGCTGAAACCCGTCGTCCTGCAGATCGAATGTCATCCGTATCTGCGACAGAAGTCCTTAATTACACTCTGCTATGACAATGCGATTGCTGTTACTGCTTATAGTTCGTTGGGCTCGGCTCACACGCCCTACGAGAAACCCGGTGCCTACCCACTGCTGAAGCATCCAGTTGTATTGGAAATCGCTGCCAAATACGATCGTAGTCCAGCCCAGGTGTTATTGCGCTTTCAGACACAATCGGGCATTATTGTCATACCTCGATCAGTGAGCAAACATCATATGTATGATAATTTTAAGGTTTGGGACTTTGGATTGGACAATGACGACTTGCAAGCCATCGGCGATCTCGATTGCAATGGTCGTTTCATGACGATGAAAGCCGCTTATGGACATCCTCATTATCCATTCGAAATTGCAGTaccaaaacaaacataa